In one window of Mytilus galloprovincialis chromosome 6, xbMytGall1.hap1.1, whole genome shotgun sequence DNA:
- the LOC143080464 gene encoding antithrombin-III-like — translation MASLVDIPIDYQQSVIEFSTSLYQGLNKQESLCMSPYSITAAFLLLMVGASGRSKQQISSALFQNSIFSEEEKLRYHKSLNSYIIHQAGVNVSLASANRLFVNKQFTVLQNVREKAKQYFGADISLKDFTTPKASSLIMNRWVSKQTNGKIKDLIKEKWIDSNMVMFIINAIYFKATWENQFSPKKTRKGKFYLPFKKTIEVDMMNTRAAVPSFKGRDFSAIALPFRGGNFDMVFILPDEKVGLQNIETKITPKFLKTISSGFERKISSITIPKFKLQSEFDLRVELPKLGVTEIFDDLKANFTNLIVERTPNLFVKVAVHKAVFNLNEAGVEGAAGTVFGIGFRSGGGLEFTANRPFLFYVRDVKSGLILFIGRFHPQVNAG, via the coding sequence ATGGCTTCGTTAGTAGATATTCCTATTGACTATCAACAAAGTGTAATTGAATTTTCGACATCTTTGTATCAAGGATTAAACAAGCAAGAGAGTTTATGTATGTCACCGTATAGTATCACAGCGGCGTTTCTACTGCTGATGGTCGGAGCAAGCGGACGATCAAAACAACAAATTTCAtctgctctttttcaaaatagtatattttcagAGGAGGAAAAGTTGAGATATCACAAGTCACTTAATAGCTACATAATTCATCAAGCTGGTGTAAATGTAAGTTTGGCTAGTGCAAATAGGCTTTTTGTAAATAAGCAATTCACAGTACTGCAGAATGTCCGAGAAAAAGCAAAACAATACTTTGGAGCTGATATCAGTTTAAAAGATTTTACAACACCCAAGGCATCTTCACTGATAATGAATAGATGGGTGTCAAAACAGACAAACGGCAAAATAAAGGATCTGATCAAGGAGAAATGGATAGATTCAAATATGGTAATGTTCATTATAAATGCCATATATTTTAAAGCAACATGGGAGAACCAATTTTCAccgaaaaaaacaagaaaaggaAAGTTTTACCTCCCTTTCAAAAAAACAATTGAAGTTGACATGATGAACACACGAGCAGCTGTTCCATCTTTTAAAGGACGAGACTTCTCCGCGATAGCGTTACCATTCAGGGGAGGAAATTTCGATATGGTCTTCATTTTACCAGATGAAAAAGTAGGACTCCAGAATATTGAAACTAAAATTAcaccaaaattccttaaaacGATTTCCTCTggatttgaaagaaaaattagTAGTATCACCATTCCTAAGTTTAAATTACAGTCTGAGTTTGATCTAAGAGTAGAATTACCAAAACTTGGAGTTACAGAAATTTTTGACGACTTGAAGGCTAACTTCACGAATCTTATTGTTGAGAGAACACCCAATTTATTCGTCAAGGTTGCTGTTCATAAAGCCGTCTTTAACTTGAACGAAGCAGGAGTGGAGGGAGCAGCTGGCACAGTCTTTGGAATAGGTTTCAGAAGTGGTGGAGGCTTAGAATTTACAGCCAATAGACCATTTTTGTTCTACGTAAGAGATGTCAAATCTGGTCTCATTTTGTTCATTGGTCGATTTCATCCACAAGTCAACGCTGGATAA
- the LOC143080465 gene encoding iripin-3-like — protein sequence MMNTRASVPSFKGRDFSVIALPFRGGNFDMVYILPDEKVGLQNIETKITPKFLKTISSGFERKISSITFPKFKLQSEFDLRVELPKLGVKEIFDDLKANFTNLIVERTPNLFVKVAVHKAVFNLNEAGVEGAAGTVFGIGFRSGGGLEFTANRPFLFYVRDVKSGLILFIGRFHPQVNAG from the coding sequence ATGATGAACACACGAGCATCTGTTCCATCTTTTAAAGGACGAGACTTCTCCGTGATAGCGTTACCATTCAGGGGAGGAAATTTCGATATGGTCTACATTTTACCAGATGAAAAAGTAGGACTCCAGAATATTGAAACTAAAATTAcaccaaaattccttaaaacGATTTCCTCTggatttgaaagaaaaattagTAGTATCACCTTTCCTAAGTTTAAATTACAGTCTGAGTTTGATCTAAGAGTAGAATTACCAAAACTTGGAGTAAAAGAAATTTTTGACGACTTGAAGGCTAACTTCACGAATCTTATTGTTGAGAGAACACCCAATTTATTCGTCAAGGTTGCTGTTCATAAAGCCGTCTTTAACTTGAACGAAGCAGGAGTGGAGGGAGCAGCTGGCACAGTCTTTGGAATAGGTTTCAGAAGTGGTGGAGGCTTAGAATTTACAGCCAATAGACCATTTTTGTTCTACGTAAGAGATGTCAAATCTGGTCTCATTTTGTTCATTGGTCGATTTCATCCACAAGTCAACGCTGGATAA